A section of the Castanea sativa cultivar Marrone di Chiusa Pesio chromosome 12, ASM4071231v1 genome encodes:
- the LOC142619709 gene encoding E3 ubiquitin-protein ligase SINAT5-like yields the protein MDLDSIECVSSSDLDEDEIHHHQHPHQQLQHPHHHVLHPHLHSEFSSSNNKSRNASNNVVNGNNNNNNANNIVGPTAITPATSVHELLECPVCTNSMYPPIHQCHNGHTLCSTCKTRVQNRCPTCRQELGDIRCLALEKVAESLELPCKYYSLGCPEIFPYYSKLKHEAMCNFRPYNCPYAGSECSVVGDIPFLVAHLRDDHKVDMHTGCTFNHRYVKSNPREVENATWMLTVFHCFGQYFCLHFEAFQLGMAPVYMAFLRFMGDENEARNYSYSLEVGANGRKLIWEGTPRSIRDSHKKVRDSHDGLIIQRNMALFFSGGDRKELKLRVTGRIWKEQQNPDAGVCIPNLCS from the exons ATGGACTTGGACAGCATCGAGTGCGTTTCATCATCGGATTTGGACGAGGACGAGATCCACCATCATCAACATCCACACCAACAACTTCAACACCCACATCACCATGTTCTTCATCCTCATCTCCACTCTGAATTCTCTTCCTCGAACAACAAGTCCCGCAATGCCAGTAACAACGTTGTTAAcggcaacaacaacaacaacaacgccAACAACATCGTGGGCCCAACAGCTATTACTCCCGCCACCAGCGTCCACGAGCTCCTAGAATGCCCTGTCTGTACCAATTCCATGTACCCTCCAATCCACCAG TGCCACAATGGACATACACTGTGTTCTACCTGTAAAACGAGGGTACAAAATCGATGCCCCACTTGTAGACAAGAGCTTGGAGATATTAGGTGTTTGGCCTTGGAGAAGGTGGCTGAGTCACTTGAACTGCCCTGCAAGTATTACTCCTTGGGATGCCCAGAAATATTTCCATACTACAGTAAGCTTAAACATGAGGCAATGTGCAACTTCAGACCATATAATTGTCCATATGCCGGATCAGAGTGCTCTGTTGTCGGGGACATCCCTTTCCTGGTTGCCCATCTGCGGGATGATCACAAGGTAGACATGCACACAGGATGCACATTCAACCATCGCTACGTGAAGTCTAATCCCCGGGAAGTTGAAAATGCCACTTGGATGCTGACA GTATTTCATTGTTTTGGTCAATACTTCTGCCTTCACTTTGAAGCTTTCCAGCTTGGCATGGCCCCCGTTTACATGGCGTTCCTCCGTTTCATGGGTGACGAGAATGAAGCTCGGAACTATAGTTATAGCCTTGAGGTTGGGGCAAATGGGAGGAAACTCATATGGGAGGGTACCCCACGAAGTATTCGAGATAGCCACAAGAAGGTCAGGGACAGCCATGATGGTCTCATTATCCAACGAAATATGGCTCTCTTCTTCTCAGGTGGGGATAGAAAAGAGCTTAAGCTGAGAGTTACTGGGAGGATATGGAAGGAGCAACAGAATCCAGATGCTGGGGTGTGCATACCAAACCTCTGTAGCTGA
- the LOC142619943 gene encoding pentatricopeptide repeat-containing protein At3g49240, mitochondrial, with amino-acid sequence MALSKLTQIRILARPPYHHHHPPPQSTFISLRSLSFSSPEEAAAERRRRKRRLRIEPPLSSLNRSQQQQTQQPQKPQQSQIPQNPNSPKLPEHVSALSGNRLNLHNRILTLIRQNDLEEASLFTRHSVYSNCRPTIFTVNSVLFGLLRQSKYSDLLSLHRFITQAGIAPNVITYNLLFQTYLDCRKPDTALEHFRQFANDAPINPSPTTYRILIKGLVDNGRVSKAVELKEDMGVRGFAPDPVVYSYLMNGCVRSGDLDGVFGLFEELKEKLGGFVENGVVYGALVKGYFMKGMEKEAMQFYEEAVGEGSKVKMSAVAFNSLLDALNKNGKFELGLRLFDKMIEDNRPPWCLTVNLGSFNVMVDGYCAQGRFKDAIEVFRKMGDYRCRPDTLSFNNLIEQLCDNGLLGEAEEVYGEMSEKGVNPDEFTFVLLMDACFKADRADDAAGYYRKMVESGLRPNLGVYNKLVDGLVKVGKVDDAKSFFDLMVKKLKMDVANYEFIMKALSEVGKLEEVLNVVDTMLDDDGVELTEELQEFVKGELRKEGREEDLGKLIEEKERQKAEAKAKEAEAAEAAKRSARAAVASLLPSKLFGNKDGETESAGANTNLIEATSVNEEVLSPGENASVNADGESAEEAVTNGVDSGGIEAKGDGSN; translated from the coding sequence atggCACTGTCCAAACTCACCCAAATCAGAATCCTAGCCAGACCACcataccaccaccaccacccaccacCGCAATCCACTTTCATCTCCCTCCgctccctctccttctcctcCCCAGAAGAAGCCGCCGCCGAACGCCGCCGCCGCAAACGCCGCCTCCGCATAGAACCCCCACTCTCCTCCCTCAACCGctcccaacaacaacaaacccaacaGCCCCAAAAACCCCAACAATCCCAAATCCCCCAAAACCCCAACTCCCCAAAACTACCCGAACACGTCTCCGCTTTATCGGGTAACCGCCTCAACCTCCATAACCGTATCCTCACCTTAATCCGCCAAAACGACTTGGAAGAAGCCTCGCTCTTCACTCGCCACTCCGTCTACTCCAACTGTCGCCCCACCATTTTTACAGTTAATTCGGTTTTGTTCGGTTTGCTCCGGCAATCCAAGTACTCCGATCTCCTCTCTCTTCACCGGTTCATCACTCAGGCCGGCATTGCCCCCAATGTCATCACCTACAATCTCCTCTTCCAGACTTATCTGGATTGTCGAAAACCCGACACGGCTTTGGAACACTTTCGACAGTTCGCTAATGATGCGCCCATCAATCCTTCTCCAACTACTTACAGGATTTTGATCAAAGGGTTGGTCGATAATGGCCGGGTTAGTAAGGCGGTGGAGCTGAAAGAGGATATGGGTGTTAGGGGTTTTGCCCCTGACCCTGTTGTGTATAGCTATTTGATGAATGGGTGTGTGAGGAGTGGGGATTTGGATGGTGTTTTCGGGCTTTTCGAGGAGTTGAAGGAGAAGCTTGGTGGGTTTGTGGAGAATGGGGTTGTGTATGGGGCTCTGGTTAAAGGGTATTTCATGAAAGGGATGGAGAAGGAGGCTATGCAGTTTTATGAGGAGGCTGTTGGGGAGGGTTCGAAGGTGAAGATGAGTGCTGTCGCGTTTAATTCTTTGTTGGATGCTTTGAATAAGAATGGGAAGTTCGAGTTGGGGTTGAGGTTGTTTGATAAGATGATTGAGGATAATAGGCCCCCGTGGTGTTTGACGGTGAATTTGGGGAGTTTTAATGTGATGGTTGATGGGTATTGCGCGCAAGGGAGGTTTAAGGATGCTATTGAGGTTTTTAGGAAGATGGGAGATTATAGGTGTAGGCCGGATACTTTGTCTTTCAATAATTTGATTGAGCAGTTGTGTGATAATGGGTTGTTGGGTGAAGCCGAGGAGGTATATGGGGAGATGAGTGAGAAGGGGGTGAACCCGGATGAGTTCACGTTTGTGTTGTTGATGGATGCTTGTTTTAAGGCAGATAGGGCGGATGATGCAGCCGGGTATTATAGAAAAATGGTTGAGTCAGGGCTGAGGCCGAACTTGGGGGTTTATAATAAGTTGGTTGATGGGTTGGTTAAAGTAGGGAAGGTGGATGATGCCAAGTCGTTTTTCGATctgatggtgaagaaactcaagATGGATGTTGCGAATTATGAGTTTATAATGAAGGCGTTGAGCGAGGTTGGGAAGTTGGAGGAGGTTCTTAATGTGGTTGATACAATGTTGGATGATGATGGGGTTGAATTAACTGAGGAATTGCAGGAGTTTGTAAAAGGGGAGTTGAGGAAAGAAGGAAGGGAAGAGGATTTGGGGAAGCTTATAGAGGAAAAGGAAAGGCAGAAGGCTGAAGCTAAGGCTAAGGAGGCTGAAGCAGCAGAAGCAGCTAAGAGAAGTGCAAGAGCTGCTGTTGCTTCTTTGCTTCCGTCTAAGTTGTTTGGAAATAAGGATGGAGAGACGGAGTCTGCAGGGGCCAACACAAATCTTATTGAAGCTACTTCCGTGAATGAAGAGGTGCTGAGTCCAGGTGAAAATGCTTCTGTGAATGCCGATGGGGAATCGGCAGAGGAAGCCGTTACTAATGGTGTGGATTCAGGTGGTATAGAAGCAAAAGGTGATGGTTCAAATTAG
- the LOC142618689 gene encoding GDSL esterase/lipase At4g10955-like isoform X1, whose translation MKKGTEGVMPSEREVFSLSGPVHLTAVDWNNIHQRRSIAASLVQGVYILERDRQQNRHGSQALALPWWDYFHFQLNHMLIDDDDLSIFGAIYEYKYPSAPNIPQYVIAFRGTITKSDTRLQDLKLDLQCVRNNLHQSSRFQLAMHYIHNIVASSKGASVWLAGHSLGSAMALLAGKNMAKIGYFLETYLLNPPFLSIPIEGGFKDERVKLGIRFASSVVKAGLSLTVNDRQHHKAQSHDPFVMLSAWVPYLFVNPADPICSEYIGYFEHRKKMEEIGAGKLEKVATRNSMRNLLSSALRMDSGLEALHLLPSAYLTINRGQFPDFKCAHGIHQWWNPYFPCQSMLYKYNTA comes from the exons ATGAAGAAAGGAACAGAAGGAGTAATGCCCTCAGAGAGGGAAGTTTTCAGCCTTTCAGGGCCAGTACATCTCACAGCTGTTGACTG GAACAACATACATCAGCGAAGATCTATTGCAGCTAGCTTGGTTCAAGGAGTGTACATTCTTGAACGTGATCGCCAACAGAATCGCCATGGATCTCAAGCTCTTGCTCTACCTTGGTGGGACTACTTCCATTTCCAATTAAATCATATGCTCATAGATGATGACGACTTATCCATATTTGGTGCCATTTATGAATACAAATACCCATCTGCTCCAAACATTCCACAATATGTCATTGCCTTCCGTGGCACAATCACCAAATCAGACACAAGGTTACAGGACCTCAAGTTAGACCTCCAGTGCGTCCGTAACAATCTTCACCAGAGTTCCCGGTTTCAACTTGCAATGCATTATATTCACAACATAGTTGCTTCATCTAAAGGTGCAAGTGTGTGGTTGGCTGGACATTCTCTGGGGTCAGCTATGGCATTGCTTGCAGGAAAGAACATGGCCAAGATAGGTTATTTCCTTGAAACATATCTTTTAAATCCACCATTCTTATCCATCCCCATAGAGGGGGGGTTCAAGGATGAAAGAGTGAAGCTTGGAATCCGCTTTGCAAGCAGTGTTGTGAAAGCAGGCCTCAGCCTTACTGTAAATGATCGCCAACATCATAAAGCTCAATCACACGATCCTTTTGTAATGTTATCTGCCTGGGTCCCTTACCTTTTTGTGAACCCAGCTGATCCTATTTGTTCAGAATATATTGGATACTTTGAACACAGGAAGAAGATGGAGGAGATTGGAGCAGGAAAACTTGAGAAGGTTGCAACAAGAAATTCCATGAGGAATCTACTCTCCAGTGCATTGAGAATGGATTCAGGTTTAGAAGCACTGCATCTCCTTCCTTCAGCATATCTGACCATTAATAGGGGTCAATTCCCAGATTTTAAATGTGCTCATGGAATTCACCAGTGGTGGAATCCTTATTTTCCCTGTCAATCTATGCTTTATAAGTACAACACAGCTTGA
- the LOC142618689 gene encoding GDSL esterase/lipase At4g10955-like isoform X2 encodes MKKGTEGVMPSEREVFSLSGPVHLTAVDWNNIHQRRSIAASLVQGVYILERDRQQNRHGSQALALPWWDYFHFQLNHMLIDDDDLSIFGAIYEYKYPSAPNIPQYVIAFRGTITKSDTRLQDLKLDLQCVRNNLHQSSRFQLAMHYIHNIVASSKGASVWLAGHSLGSAMALLAGKNMAKIGYFLETYLLNPPFLSIPIEGGFKDERVKLGIRFASSVVKAGLSLTVNDRQHHKAQSHDPFVMLSAWVPYLFVNPADPICSEYIGYFEHRKKMEEIGAGKLEKVATRNSMRNLLSSALRMDSGPKDYPIQPPKSVEAE; translated from the exons ATGAAGAAAGGAACAGAAGGAGTAATGCCCTCAGAGAGGGAAGTTTTCAGCCTTTCAGGGCCAGTACATCTCACAGCTGTTGACTG GAACAACATACATCAGCGAAGATCTATTGCAGCTAGCTTGGTTCAAGGAGTGTACATTCTTGAACGTGATCGCCAACAGAATCGCCATGGATCTCAAGCTCTTGCTCTACCTTGGTGGGACTACTTCCATTTCCAATTAAATCATATGCTCATAGATGATGACGACTTATCCATATTTGGTGCCATTTATGAATACAAATACCCATCTGCTCCAAACATTCCACAATATGTCATTGCCTTCCGTGGCACAATCACCAAATCAGACACAAGGTTACAGGACCTCAAGTTAGACCTCCAGTGCGTCCGTAACAATCTTCACCAGAGTTCCCGGTTTCAACTTGCAATGCATTATATTCACAACATAGTTGCTTCATCTAAAGGTGCAAGTGTGTGGTTGGCTGGACATTCTCTGGGGTCAGCTATGGCATTGCTTGCAGGAAAGAACATGGCCAAGATAGGTTATTTCCTTGAAACATATCTTTTAAATCCACCATTCTTATCCATCCCCATAGAGGGGGGGTTCAAGGATGAAAGAGTGAAGCTTGGAATCCGCTTTGCAAGCAGTGTTGTGAAAGCAGGCCTCAGCCTTACTGTAAATGATCGCCAACATCATAAAGCTCAATCACACGATCCTTTTGTAATGTTATCTGCCTGGGTCCCTTACCTTTTTGTGAACCCAGCTGATCCTATTTGTTCAGAATATATTGGATACTTTGAACACAGGAAGAAGATGGAGGAGATTGGAGCAGGAAAACTTGAGAAGGTTGCAACAAGAAATTCCATGAGGAATCTACTCTCCAGTGCATTGAGAATGGATTCAG GCCCAAAAGACTACCCAATACAGCCCCCCAAATCTGTAGAGGCAGAATGA